Proteins found in one Oncorhynchus gorbuscha isolate QuinsamMale2020 ecotype Even-year linkage group LG15, OgorEven_v1.0, whole genome shotgun sequence genomic segment:
- the LOC123997469 gene encoding thromboxane A2 receptor-like isoform X2 — translation MNHSNESTPLCFSINSPPFNYTHTIASAYFSSVFSALGLTFNLIAFVVLLKSFLRTQSRSRSSFLIFLCGLVFTDFMGLLVTGSIVVSFHFTQFNWRLLDPHCHFCNFMGMSMVFYGLCPLLLGATMAMERFVGINRPFARSTSMMTKSRAVSIVLLVWAGAGCISLLPLVGVGSYHMQIPGSWCFFKISSEASDMAFCLLFSLVGLLSIAVSFLLNTISVVTLVKVCCSQDARQRRRDYEVEMMVQLIWIMMIASICWCPLLNIASQNGNGSQPRCLPDGRRTGYLPRQHHDQLAHLGTEFFNV, via the exons ATGAACCACTCTAACGAGTCGACCCCACTGTGCTTTTCCATCAACAGTCCCCCCTTCAACTACACCCACACCATTGCTTCCGCCTACTTCTCATCAGTGTTTAGTGCACTGGGCCTCACCTTCAACCTCATCGCCTTCGTGGTCCTCCTGAAGTCCTTCCTACGCACGCAAAGCAGATCGCGCTCctccttcctcatcttcctctgcGGCCTGGTGTTTACCGACTTCATGGGCCTCCTGGTCACCGGCTCCATCGTGGTCTCCTTCCACTTCACCCAGTTCAACTGGCGCCTCCTGGACCCACACTGCCACTTCTGCAACTTCATGGGCATGTCTATGGTCTTCTACGGCCTGTGCCCGCTTCTGCTGGGAGCCACCATGGCCATGGAGCGTTTCGTGGGCATCAATCGGCCGTTCGCCCGCTCGACCAGCATGATGACCAAGTCGCGGGCAGTGTCCATAGTGCTGCTGGTATGGGCAGGGGCAGGGTGCATCTCACTGCTGCCCCTGGTTGGTGTTGGGAGCTACCACATGCAGATACCGGGCTCCTGGTGCTTCTTTAAAATTAGCTCAGAGGCAAGCGACATGGCCTTTTGCCTGCTTTTCTCACTGGTAGGGCTGCTGTCCATCGCCGTGTCCTTCCTGCTCAACACAATAAGCGTGGTGACCCTGGTCAAGGTGTGCTGCAGCCAGGACGCTAGGCAGCGGCGCCGTGACTACGAGGTGGAGATGATGGTGCAGCTTATCTGGATCATGATGATCGCTTCCATCTGCTGGTGCCCCCTGCTG AATATTGCCTCACAGAATGGAAACGGCAGCCAACCAAGATGTCTCCCAGATGGTCGGCGAACGGGGTACCTACCTCGTCAACACCACGATCAGCTGGCACACCTGGGAACGGAGTTCTTCAACGTCTAG